A window from Leifsonia shinshuensis encodes these proteins:
- a CDS encoding Fur family transcriptional regulator, producing the protein METGEPEDALRAAGLKVTRGRVAVLHALEGLPHADAESVFRALQPVLPETSIQNVHNVLGDLHRTGLVRRIEPAGSPARYERRTGDNHHHVVCTSCGAVADVDCVVGHAPCLHPSDAGGFAIDTAEVTFWGLCPSCQERTDRAPHH; encoded by the coding sequence ATGGAGACGGGAGAGCCGGAGGACGCATTGCGGGCCGCCGGCCTCAAGGTCACGAGAGGCCGCGTGGCGGTGCTTCACGCGCTCGAGGGTCTGCCCCACGCGGACGCCGAGTCGGTGTTCCGCGCGCTGCAGCCCGTGCTTCCGGAGACGTCCATCCAGAACGTGCACAACGTCCTGGGCGATCTGCATCGCACGGGCCTCGTCCGGCGCATCGAGCCCGCGGGCTCGCCGGCACGCTACGAGCGGCGCACCGGGGACAACCACCACCACGTGGTGTGCACATCCTGCGGCGCCGTCGCCGATGTCGACTGCGTCGTCGGTCACGCGCCCTGCCTGCACCCGTCGGACGCGGGCGGCTTCGCCATCGACACGGCAGAGGTCACCTTCTGGGGGCTCTGCCCGTCCTGCCAGGAGCGCACCGACCGCGCTCCGCACCACTGA
- the gabT gene encoding 4-aminobutyrate--2-oxoglutarate transaminase has translation MTILDTATDIPVGGPSLPQERRLVTPIPGPESRKRAERKAQAVAAGVGATIPVYTVAAGGGVLVDVDGNSLIDFGSGIAVTGVGNAAPRVVDAVTAQVAAFTHTCFTVAPYDSYVDVAEALNRLTPGDFAKRSALFNSGAEAVENAVKIARHYTGKQAVVAFDHAYHGRTNLTMGLTAKNQPYKNGFGPFAPEIYRAPLSYPLRDGGLSGAEAATRAITMIEKQIGAANLAALIIEPIQGEGGFIVPADGFLPALQQWANANGVVFIADEVQTGFARTGTMFASEQFGIVPDLIVTAKGIAGGLPLSAVTGRAEIMDAPQVGGLGGTYGGNPLACVAALAAIETYETEDLAARAREIGDILFEKLGALRDADPRVAEVRGRGAMVAIELVDPVTGEPDAALTARVAAASHAAGIVLLTCGTYGNVIRFLPPLSIPDHLLIEGLDVVAEAVAGA, from the coding sequence ATGACCATCCTCGACACCGCCACTGACATCCCCGTCGGCGGACCCTCGCTCCCGCAGGAGCGCCGGCTCGTCACCCCGATCCCCGGTCCCGAGTCGCGCAAGCGCGCCGAGCGCAAGGCTCAGGCCGTCGCCGCCGGCGTCGGTGCGACCATCCCCGTCTACACCGTCGCTGCCGGCGGCGGCGTGCTGGTGGATGTGGACGGCAACTCCCTGATCGACTTCGGCTCCGGCATCGCCGTCACGGGCGTGGGCAATGCTGCCCCGCGCGTCGTGGACGCCGTCACCGCCCAGGTCGCCGCCTTCACGCACACCTGCTTCACCGTCGCTCCGTACGACTCCTACGTGGACGTGGCGGAGGCGCTCAACCGCCTCACCCCGGGCGACTTCGCCAAGCGCAGCGCACTGTTCAACTCCGGCGCCGAGGCCGTGGAGAACGCGGTCAAGATCGCCCGCCACTACACCGGCAAGCAGGCCGTCGTCGCGTTCGACCACGCCTACCACGGCCGCACGAACCTCACGATGGGCCTGACCGCCAAGAACCAGCCCTACAAGAACGGCTTCGGCCCGTTCGCGCCCGAGATCTACCGCGCCCCGCTCAGCTACCCGCTGCGCGACGGCGGCCTGAGCGGCGCCGAGGCGGCCACGCGCGCCATCACGATGATCGAGAAGCAGATCGGCGCCGCCAACCTGGCCGCGCTGATCATCGAGCCCATCCAGGGCGAGGGCGGCTTCATCGTTCCCGCCGACGGCTTCCTCCCCGCACTCCAGCAGTGGGCGAACGCCAACGGCGTGGTCTTCATCGCGGACGAGGTGCAGACCGGCTTCGCCCGCACGGGCACCATGTTCGCCTCCGAGCAGTTCGGCATCGTCCCCGACCTGATCGTCACGGCCAAGGGCATCGCCGGCGGCCTCCCGCTCTCCGCGGTCACCGGCCGTGCCGAGATCATGGATGCGCCTCAGGTCGGCGGCCTCGGCGGCACCTACGGCGGCAACCCGCTCGCCTGCGTGGCGGCGCTCGCCGCGATCGAGACGTACGAGACCGAGGACCTGGCGGCTCGCGCCCGCGAGATCGGCGACATCCTGTTCGAGAAGCTCGGCGCCCTCCGCGACGCCGACCCCCGCGTCGCGGAGGTCCGCGGTCGCGGCGCGATGGTCGCCATCGAGCTCGTCGACCCGGTGACGGGTGAGCCGGATGCGGCGCTCACCGCCCGCGTCGCCGCGGCCTCCCACGCCGCCGGCATCGTGCTGCTCACCTGCGGCACCTACGGGAACGTGATCCGCTTCCTCCCGCCGCTCAGCATCCCGGACCACCTCCTCATCGAGGGGCTGGACGTCGTCGCGGAGGCGGTGGCGGGCGCATGA
- a CDS encoding three-helix bundle dimerization domain-containing protein has protein sequence MTIDDRQNENDEDLAVEHAAERLADRFPEVPREHIEELVEKRHEEFDGAPVRDFVPVLIEHDVKQELNAEERAD, from the coding sequence ATGACGATCGACGACCGCCAGAACGAGAACGACGAGGACCTCGCCGTCGAGCACGCCGCGGAGCGTCTCGCCGACCGCTTCCCCGAGGTGCCGCGCGAGCACATCGAAGAGCTGGTGGAGAAGCGCCACGAGGAGTTCGACGGTGCCCCGGTGCGCGACTTCGTGCCGGTGCTCATCGAGCACGACGTGAAGCAGGAGCTGAACGCGGAGGAGCGCGCCGACTGA
- a CDS encoding PucR family transcriptional regulator produces MPATLTQLLARPELGLRPLTASTVGDPDAPLAWAHSSDLPDPTPFLAPGQVLLVTQPPEDADPYVERLVAHGIAALGFGTEVVRDGTPAALVEACERHGLPLFEVPYRTPFIAVARFVADRVAADAYARSTWALRASRAISLAALRPDALGAVLSELSRQIERPVALVGPDGAVSRSFPSGALDARARRALSDAAEPLLRSGRRAAGTVGTDAGPFAVQTLGAAGRLRGVLAVGSEGLDAAAQQVVTGVVALAGLALEQSRAADAARARLRTAVWRALVAGDAAVAASIAEPVLGPLPEAPVRVTMMQGAALAAAADWLESNADGFFARDAHDLVLIGDESTAVEVATTLAVRFDLRGGVSSGTTLDALPAAVAQAQTARNRATADDPVAAFDDVAGAGMLALLHTPDARAVAETSLRPLVAADPSLPDVLRTWLDADGVYDVAARRLGMHRHTLRSRVAEAERLLGRDLSSFAARADLYAALRASA; encoded by the coding sequence ATGCCCGCGACCCTCACCCAGCTCCTCGCGCGGCCCGAGCTGGGCCTCCGGCCGCTCACCGCTTCGACGGTCGGCGACCCGGACGCGCCGCTCGCCTGGGCGCACAGCTCCGACCTTCCGGACCCGACGCCGTTCCTGGCGCCCGGGCAGGTGCTCCTGGTGACGCAACCGCCGGAGGATGCGGACCCGTACGTGGAACGCCTGGTCGCGCACGGCATCGCCGCCCTCGGCTTCGGCACCGAGGTCGTGCGCGACGGCACGCCCGCCGCACTGGTCGAGGCCTGCGAACGGCACGGCCTCCCGCTCTTCGAGGTGCCGTACCGCACCCCGTTCATCGCCGTCGCCCGCTTCGTCGCCGACCGGGTCGCCGCGGACGCCTACGCCCGCAGCACCTGGGCGCTCCGCGCATCCCGGGCCATCTCGCTCGCCGCCCTGCGCCCAGACGCGCTGGGCGCGGTGCTCTCCGAGCTGTCCCGGCAGATCGAGCGCCCGGTCGCGCTCGTCGGACCGGACGGCGCGGTGAGCCGGAGCTTCCCGTCGGGGGCGTTGGATGCGCGGGCACGGCGAGCCCTGTCGGACGCGGCGGAGCCCCTGCTCCGCAGCGGGCGGCGCGCTGCGGGGACCGTGGGCACGGACGCCGGACCGTTCGCCGTCCAGACGCTGGGCGCGGCCGGCCGGTTGCGCGGCGTGCTCGCGGTCGGCTCCGAGGGACTCGATGCGGCCGCTCAGCAGGTGGTCACCGGAGTCGTCGCCCTCGCGGGGCTTGCCCTCGAGCAGTCGCGCGCCGCCGACGCGGCCCGCGCGCGACTGCGGACCGCGGTGTGGCGGGCGCTGGTGGCGGGGGATGCCGCGGTCGCCGCATCCATCGCCGAGCCGGTGCTCGGTCCGCTGCCGGAAGCGCCCGTGCGGGTGACCATGATGCAGGGTGCCGCGCTGGCCGCCGCGGCCGACTGGCTGGAGTCGAACGCGGACGGCTTCTTCGCCCGGGACGCGCACGACCTCGTGCTCATCGGCGACGAGAGCACGGCGGTGGAGGTCGCGACGACCCTCGCCGTGCGATTCGACCTGCGGGGCGGTGTGTCCTCCGGCACGACGCTGGATGCGCTGCCCGCGGCGGTCGCGCAAGCGCAGACCGCGCGCAATCGGGCGACGGCGGACGACCCGGTCGCGGCCTTCGACGACGTGGCCGGCGCCGGGATGCTCGCCCTGCTGCACACCCCCGACGCGCGGGCGGTGGCGGAGACGTCGCTGCGGCCGCTCGTGGCCGCCGACCCGTCCCTCCCGGACGTGCTGCGGACCTGGCTCGACGCCGACGGCGTCTACGACGTGGCCGCCCGCCGGCTGGGCATGCACCGGCACACGCTGCGGTCCCGCGTCGCGGAGGCGGAGCGCCTGCTCGGCCGCGACCTGTCCTCGTTCGCGGCGCGGGCCGACCTCTACGCCGCGCTCCGCGCCTCCGCCTGA
- a CDS encoding NAD-dependent succinate-semialdehyde dehydrogenase translates to MTIVDTVTELSARETDLLDRVPDGLFILGNWEAGTREPIEVQDPATGRVIKRIANATPEDGMRALDAAAAAADAWAATPPRVRGEILRRAFDLLQERREDFALLMTLEMGKPLAEANGEVTYGGEFLRWFSEEAVRISGRFGQSPEGTGTMVVTQRPVGPCFLITPWNFPLAMATRKIAPALAAGCTVVVKPAELTPLTTLFFAQLLADAGVPAGVVNVVQTSTARDVSSPIIADPRLRKLSFTGSTPVGRSLLAQAGQNVLRTSMELGGNAPFVVFEDADLDKAVDGAMLAKFRNIGQACTAANRFIVHEAVADEFARRVTERVQALRIGRGTEDGVTIGPLIDDRAVASMAALVEDAVSRGARVLTGGSAPEGDGYFFEPTVLVDVQPGSDILREEIFGPILAITTFSTEDEAVAAANDTEYGLIGYAFTQDLARGQRMIDRIDTGMMGLNTGLVSNAAAPFGGVKQSGLGREGGLEGIQEYLSTKYTLIPA, encoded by the coding sequence ATGACCATCGTCGACACCGTGACCGAGCTCTCCGCCCGCGAGACCGACCTGCTCGACCGCGTGCCGGACGGGCTGTTCATCCTCGGAAACTGGGAGGCCGGCACCCGCGAGCCCATCGAGGTGCAGGACCCGGCGACCGGCCGCGTCATCAAGCGAATCGCCAACGCGACGCCGGAGGACGGCATGCGCGCCCTCGACGCGGCGGCCGCCGCCGCGGACGCCTGGGCCGCGACCCCGCCCCGCGTGCGCGGCGAGATCCTGCGCCGCGCCTTCGACCTCCTGCAGGAGCGGCGTGAGGACTTCGCGCTGCTCATGACCCTGGAGATGGGCAAGCCACTCGCCGAGGCGAACGGCGAGGTCACCTACGGCGGCGAGTTCCTCCGCTGGTTCTCCGAGGAGGCGGTGCGCATCTCCGGCCGCTTCGGCCAGAGCCCCGAGGGCACCGGGACCATGGTCGTCACCCAGCGCCCGGTGGGCCCGTGCTTCCTCATCACGCCGTGGAACTTCCCGCTCGCGATGGCGACGCGGAAGATCGCCCCGGCGCTCGCCGCGGGCTGCACCGTCGTGGTGAAGCCGGCCGAGCTCACGCCGCTGACGACGCTGTTCTTCGCCCAGCTGCTGGCCGACGCGGGCGTCCCCGCCGGGGTCGTCAACGTGGTGCAGACCAGCACGGCACGGGATGTGTCCAGCCCGATCATCGCCGACCCGCGACTCCGCAAGCTGTCGTTCACCGGCTCGACCCCCGTCGGTCGCTCGCTGCTCGCGCAGGCCGGCCAGAACGTGCTGCGCACCTCGATGGAGCTCGGCGGCAACGCCCCCTTCGTGGTGTTCGAGGACGCGGACCTGGACAAGGCGGTCGACGGAGCCATGCTCGCCAAGTTCCGGAACATCGGACAGGCGTGCACGGCCGCGAACCGCTTCATCGTGCACGAGGCGGTCGCCGACGAGTTCGCGCGCCGGGTGACCGAGCGCGTCCAGGCGCTCCGGATCGGCCGTGGCACCGAGGACGGCGTGACGATCGGCCCGCTCATCGACGACCGTGCGGTCGCGTCGATGGCTGCCCTCGTCGAGGATGCCGTCAGCCGGGGCGCGCGCGTCCTCACCGGCGGCAGCGCGCCGGAGGGCGACGGCTACTTCTTCGAGCCGACCGTGCTCGTGGACGTGCAGCCGGGGAGCGACATCCTCCGGGAGGAGATCTTCGGCCCGATCCTCGCGATCACCACGTTCTCCACCGAGGACGAGGCGGTCGCCGCCGCGAACGACACCGAGTACGGCCTGATCGGCTACGCCTTCACGCAGGACCTCGCCCGCGGCCAGCGGATGATCGACCGCATCGACACCGGCATGATGGGCCTGAACACGGGCCTCGTCTCCAACGCGGCGGCGCCGTTCGGCGGGGTCAAGCAGTCCGGGCTCGGCCGCGAGGGCGGCCTCGAGGGCATCCAGGAGTACCTGAGCACCAAGTACACCCTGATCCCGGCCTGA
- a CDS encoding helix-turn-helix domain-containing protein, protein MTGTQTPELGVARPQRADARRNFDALLAAAREAFAEQGAGAPLEDIARRAGVGIGTLYRNFPTRDALVEAVYIDEVAAVVQAADDASGLEPWEAVEAWLRRFVAYVGTKHALIAGLNKDSPVLLSCRTSLYDAGEPLVKRAQSAGELRPDATIGDVIRMVSGIAGVAFEDDAQRDRVIAMAVDGLRTRPASDR, encoded by the coding sequence GTGACCGGCACCCAGACCCCCGAACTCGGCGTCGCGCGCCCTCAGCGGGCCGACGCGCGCCGCAACTTCGACGCGCTCCTCGCGGCGGCGCGGGAGGCGTTCGCCGAGCAGGGCGCGGGGGCTCCCCTCGAGGACATCGCCCGCCGTGCCGGGGTCGGCATCGGCACCCTCTACCGCAACTTCCCCACGCGCGACGCGCTGGTCGAGGCCGTCTACATCGACGAGGTGGCCGCGGTCGTCCAGGCCGCGGACGACGCCTCGGGCCTCGAGCCCTGGGAGGCGGTCGAGGCATGGCTGCGCCGCTTCGTCGCGTACGTCGGCACCAAGCACGCCCTGATCGCGGGGCTCAACAAGGACTCCCCCGTCCTGCTGAGCTGCCGCACCTCGCTCTACGACGCGGGCGAACCGCTCGTTAAGCGCGCCCAGTCGGCCGGCGAGCTGCGTCCCGACGCGACCATCGGCGACGTGATCCGCATGGTCTCGGGAATCGCCGGCGTGGCGTTCGAGGACGACGCCCAGCGCGACCGCGTGATCGCGATGGCGGTCGACGGCCTGCGCACCCGTCCGGCGAGCGACCGCTGA
- a CDS encoding cation:proton antiporter has translation MELGVYAVIAVAVIVGMAAFARRLGVAAPIVLVIVGVVLSFLPGVPEIEVPPEIILDGLLPPILYAAAISVPLTDFRRNLAPIAGLSVVLVVITAFASGFVLFTMLPDLSLAAAIALGAIISPPDAVAATSIGRKLGLPPRLLTVLEGEGLVNDATALVLLRTALAAALGTLTTPWAGVVDFLSAVVIAAVVGLVVGFVSVWVRSKLTDPVLDTALSVVVPFAAFAPTEALHGSGVLAVVITGLYTGHAAPRQFSAQARISDAINWRTIQFLLENGVFLLIGLELRTLVADVENPEVLSVWDAIGLGLIAVLSLIVIRFVLIVPLILYLRRRAERAERSVLREWLMISYFRDHPVRYRWQALRKQRAEQRYERHRSDLEEYRQEAIDWKGGVVLGWAGMRGVVTLAAAQSLPTSIPYRPQLILIAFTVAFVSLVLQGGTLPLLIRTLGLQGADAGADRRLLAQLLDDLSEAGLAVLDDPETAAGATTTVDPEVVERVRQSSYLRAESAWERTLAVDGPHEDRPHHVYRTLRLAVVDAERTRLLLERARGSYPSRVLTEAQSLLDLEETRLRTRSR, from the coding sequence ATGGAGCTGGGCGTCTATGCGGTGATCGCTGTGGCGGTCATCGTCGGCATGGCCGCTTTCGCCCGGCGGCTCGGCGTCGCGGCCCCGATCGTCCTCGTCATCGTCGGCGTGGTGCTCTCGTTCCTGCCCGGCGTTCCCGAAATCGAGGTCCCGCCGGAGATCATCCTCGACGGTCTGCTCCCGCCCATCCTGTACGCCGCAGCGATCAGCGTCCCGCTCACCGACTTCCGCCGCAATCTCGCCCCGATCGCCGGGCTCTCCGTCGTGCTGGTCGTCATCACGGCGTTCGCCTCCGGGTTCGTGCTGTTCACGATGCTGCCGGACCTGAGCCTGGCGGCGGCGATCGCCCTCGGCGCGATCATCAGCCCGCCGGATGCCGTCGCCGCCACCTCGATCGGGCGCAAGCTCGGGCTGCCCCCGCGGCTGCTCACCGTGCTCGAAGGCGAGGGTCTCGTCAACGACGCCACCGCCCTCGTGCTGCTGCGCACCGCCCTCGCGGCGGCGCTCGGCACACTGACGACCCCGTGGGCCGGCGTGGTGGACTTCCTCTCGGCCGTGGTGATCGCCGCCGTCGTCGGCCTGGTCGTCGGATTCGTCTCGGTGTGGGTGCGGTCCAAGCTCACGGACCCGGTGCTCGACACCGCGCTCTCGGTGGTCGTGCCGTTCGCCGCCTTCGCGCCGACGGAGGCGCTGCACGGCTCCGGCGTTCTGGCCGTCGTGATCACCGGGCTGTACACCGGCCACGCCGCCCCCCGGCAGTTCAGCGCTCAAGCGCGCATCAGCGACGCGATCAACTGGCGGACCATCCAGTTCCTGCTCGAGAACGGCGTGTTCCTGCTGATCGGGCTCGAGCTGCGGACGCTGGTGGCAGACGTTGAGAACCCGGAGGTCCTCAGCGTCTGGGATGCGATCGGCCTCGGCCTCATCGCCGTGCTCTCGCTCATCGTGATCCGGTTCGTGCTGATCGTGCCGCTCATCCTGTACCTGCGAAGACGGGCGGAGCGCGCCGAGCGCTCCGTGCTGCGGGAGTGGCTGATGATCAGCTACTTCCGCGATCACCCGGTGCGCTACCGCTGGCAGGCGCTGCGGAAGCAGCGGGCGGAGCAGCGCTACGAACGCCATCGCAGCGACCTGGAGGAGTACCGCCAGGAGGCGATCGACTGGAAGGGCGGCGTCGTACTCGGCTGGGCGGGGATGCGCGGGGTCGTCACGCTCGCGGCCGCACAGTCGCTGCCCACGAGCATCCCGTACCGTCCCCAGCTGATCCTCATCGCCTTCACCGTCGCCTTCGTCAGCCTGGTGCTGCAGGGCGGCACGCTTCCGCTCCTCATCCGCACGCTCGGCCTGCAGGGGGCGGATGCCGGGGCCGACCGGCGCCTCCTGGCCCAGCTGCTCGACGACCTGAGCGAGGCCGGGCTCGCCGTGCTGGACGACCCGGAGACGGCGGCGGGGGCCACCACGACGGTCGACCCCGAGGTGGTCGAGCGGGTGCGCCAGTCCTCCTACCTCCGGGCCGAATCGGCCTGGGAGCGCACTCTCGCGGTCGACGGGCCGCACGAGGACCGGCCGCATCACGTGTACCGCACGCTCCGGCTCGCCGTGGTGGATGCGGAACGCACCCGGCTGCTGCTCGAGCGGGCGCGCGGATCGTATCCGTCGCGCGTCCTCACCGAGGCTCAGTCCCTGCTCGACCTGGAGGAGACGCGCCTGCGGACGCGCTCGCGCTGA
- a CDS encoding catalase → MSDDYTTTQTGTPVASDAHSLTAGRDGVTALHDRYLVEKLAQFNRERIPERIVHAKGGGAFGEFVVTGDVSAYTKAAVFQPGTSTRTLQRFSSVAGEQGSPDTWRDVRGFSVKFYTTEGNYDIVGNNTPVFFIRDGIKFPDFIHSQKRLPGSGLRDADMQWDFWTLSPESAHQVTYLMGDRGLPRSWRTMPGYGSHTYQWINAAGERFWVKYHFHSLQGNEEITGVEAEQLAGADADYYRRDLYEAIQRGDYPAWRVSVQVMPYEDAKTYRFNPFDLTKVWPHSDYPLIEVGIHTLNENPQNFFAEIEQAAFSPANTVPGIDISPDKMLMARVFSYPDAQRYRVGTNYNELPVNRPVAPVNNYSQDGAARHGFKPADAPVYAPNSFGGPSAQPERAGEGSWESDGALVRSAATLHAEDDDFGQAGTLYREVFDDAAKARFLDTIAGAVGGVTREAIRERAIQYWTNVDASLGRALRDRLESGFETPDEAAEYVGVAE, encoded by the coding sequence ATGTCGGACGACTACACCACCACTCAGACCGGAACGCCGGTCGCCAGCGACGCGCACTCGCTGACGGCGGGACGGGACGGCGTCACCGCCCTGCACGACCGCTACCTCGTCGAGAAGCTCGCCCAGTTCAACCGCGAGCGGATCCCGGAGCGCATCGTGCACGCGAAGGGAGGCGGTGCGTTCGGCGAGTTCGTCGTCACGGGAGATGTCAGCGCCTACACCAAGGCGGCGGTCTTCCAGCCGGGCACCAGCACCCGCACCCTCCAGCGCTTCTCGTCGGTCGCCGGCGAGCAGGGATCGCCGGACACCTGGCGCGACGTGCGGGGCTTCTCGGTGAAGTTCTACACGACCGAGGGCAACTACGACATCGTCGGCAACAACACCCCCGTCTTCTTCATCCGCGACGGCATCAAGTTCCCCGACTTCATCCACTCGCAGAAGCGCCTGCCGGGCTCCGGGCTGCGCGACGCCGACATGCAGTGGGACTTCTGGACCCTCTCCCCCGAGTCGGCCCACCAGGTCACCTACCTGATGGGCGACCGCGGACTCCCCCGCTCGTGGCGGACCATGCCGGGCTACGGGTCGCACACCTACCAGTGGATCAACGCGGCCGGTGAGCGCTTCTGGGTCAAGTACCACTTCCACTCGCTGCAGGGCAACGAGGAGATCACCGGCGTCGAGGCCGAGCAGCTGGCCGGAGCGGACGCGGACTACTACCGCCGCGACCTCTACGAGGCGATCCAGCGCGGCGACTACCCGGCCTGGCGCGTCTCGGTGCAGGTCATGCCGTACGAGGACGCCAAGACCTACCGCTTCAACCCGTTCGACCTCACCAAGGTGTGGCCGCACAGCGACTACCCGCTGATCGAGGTCGGCATCCACACCCTGAACGAGAACCCGCAGAACTTCTTCGCGGAGATCGAGCAGGCCGCGTTCTCGCCCGCCAACACGGTTCCGGGCATCGACATCAGCCCGGACAAGATGCTCATGGCGCGCGTGTTCTCCTACCCGGACGCTCAGCGCTACCGCGTCGGCACGAACTACAACGAGCTGCCGGTCAACCGCCCGGTCGCGCCGGTCAACAACTACTCGCAGGACGGCGCGGCCCGCCACGGCTTCAAGCCCGCCGACGCTCCCGTCTACGCCCCGAACTCGTTCGGCGGCCCGTCGGCCCAGCCGGAGCGCGCGGGCGAGGGCTCGTGGGAGTCGGACGGCGCACTCGTGCGGTCCGCGGCGACCCTGCACGCGGAGGACGACGACTTCGGCCAGGCGGGAACGCTCTACCGTGAGGTGTTCGACGACGCGGCGAAGGCCCGCTTCCTCGACACCATCGCCGGGGCCGTGGGCGGCGTGACCCGCGAGGCCATCCGCGAGCGCGCCATCCAGTACTGGACGAACGTGGATGCGTCGCTCGGCCGCGCACTCCGCGACCGTCTCGAGTCGGGCTTCGAGACGCCCGACGAGGCCGCCGAGTACGTGGGCGTCGCCGAGTAG
- a CDS encoding PhzF family phenazine biosynthesis protein: MDETIEVVVVRVFTNESGRNGNELGIITSSEATTAREQDIANALGFSETVFVDGVDEGGRAATIRIFTPAKELPFAGHPSVGTAWWLSDRRTPVDVLREAAGDVEVEVDDDTAWVTARAEWTPTFEWHELASPEDVDALDPFAFTSGQHYAYAWIDEQAGTLRSRMFAPEMGIIEDEATGAAAIALTARLGRPLSILQGEGSQLATEPLGDGRIRVGGTTVYDRTIEATL; encoded by the coding sequence ATGGATGAGACCATCGAAGTAGTCGTCGTTCGCGTGTTCACGAACGAGAGCGGCCGGAACGGCAACGAGCTCGGCATCATCACGAGCTCCGAGGCCACCACGGCCCGCGAGCAGGACATCGCCAATGCGCTCGGGTTCAGCGAGACCGTGTTCGTGGACGGGGTGGACGAGGGCGGCCGCGCCGCGACGATCCGCATCTTCACCCCGGCGAAGGAGCTGCCGTTCGCGGGCCACCCCAGCGTGGGGACGGCGTGGTGGCTGTCCGACCGGCGGACCCCCGTCGACGTTCTTCGCGAGGCCGCCGGCGACGTCGAGGTCGAGGTGGATGACGACACCGCCTGGGTCACCGCCCGCGCCGAGTGGACGCCGACCTTCGAATGGCACGAGCTCGCGTCGCCCGAGGATGTGGATGCGCTGGACCCGTTCGCGTTCACGTCCGGTCAGCACTACGCCTACGCCTGGATCGACGAGCAGGCCGGCACCCTCCGCTCCCGGATGTTCGCGCCCGAGATGGGCATCATCGAGGACGAGGCGACCGGCGCCGCCGCGATCGCGCTCACCGCGCGCCTCGGACGGCCGCTCAGCATTCTGCAGGGCGAGGGATCTCAGCTCGCTACCGAGCCGCTCGGCGACGGCCGCATCCGCGTCGGCGGCACCACGGTGTACGACCGCACCATCGAGGCGACGCTGTAG
- a CDS encoding RNA polymerase sigma factor: MDDEPTDEELLHQAAAGDGEAFAWLFRRHRDRVFRHVLRLASTPSDAEDLVALTFAEAWRKRNRVHISGSSLLPWLLVTASHLARNNTRAFRRHQALLSKMPPPEPVSDHSDHVLERLDHNDIANRVRRSFERLTDRDREILSLCVLEDLSTNQVATLLRVPPGTVKSRLSRARSRLAEIVAADLSPEEIRSMQ, encoded by the coding sequence ATGGACGACGAACCCACCGACGAGGAGCTGCTGCACCAGGCCGCCGCCGGCGATGGTGAAGCGTTCGCATGGCTATTCCGACGGCACCGGGACCGCGTGTTCCGCCACGTGCTGCGGCTGGCCAGTACCCCGTCGGATGCGGAGGATCTGGTGGCCCTCACGTTCGCCGAAGCGTGGCGGAAGCGCAACCGCGTCCACATCTCGGGGTCGTCACTTCTGCCGTGGCTGCTCGTCACGGCATCCCATCTTGCTCGCAACAACACCCGCGCCTTCCGTCGGCATCAAGCCCTCCTGTCGAAGATGCCGCCCCCCGAGCCAGTGTCGGACCACAGCGACCACGTCCTGGAACGCCTGGATCACAACGACATCGCCAATCGCGTCCGCCGGTCGTTCGAGCGACTCACCGACCGCGATCGAGAGATCCTCAGCCTCTGCGTCCTCGAGGACCTGAGCACCAACCAAGTGGCGACTCTCCTCCGGGTACCTCCAGGGACAGTGAAGTCCCGGCTCTCTCGCGCCCGCAGCCGACTTGCGGAGATCGTGGCCGCAGACCTCTCGCCCGAAGAAATCAGGAGCATGCAATGA